The following proteins come from a genomic window of Mycolicibacterium rufum:
- a CDS encoding FGGY family carbohydrate kinase: MTGHLLAIDQGTSGTKAVVVDDTGRVCALAEVPLRPEYLPGGGVEQDPEALFDSMVTAGRRALADAGVPVRAVALANQGETVLAWDRGSGRPLTPAIVWQDRRAESLCARLAGHGDDIARRTGLVLDPYFSAPKMAWIRANLTRDGVVTTTDTWLVHRLCGAFVTDASTASRSLLTSLDDAVWDDDLLALFGLAGEALPEIVACDQIVGHTDVFGPTLPVGGLIVDQQAALLAESCLEAGSAKCTYGTGAFLLAQLGTEPVRSRWGLTTSVAWRLREETAYCVDGQVYTAASAVRWAVDLGLVPAADQIDAVAAPSSDGVLCVPALAGLAAPWWNAAATASFTGMTLASGRGQLVRALLEGIAAQVTALTELVSADLGRPLTRLRVDGGLTRSAALMQAQADLARLPVDVYPSPHATALGAAACARLAVEPGLAVADAVGDWAPQHTYHPEWPAARAADFLARWRHAVEESTP, translated from the coding sequence GTGACCGGACACCTCCTGGCGATCGACCAGGGCACCTCGGGGACCAAGGCCGTCGTCGTCGACGACACCGGCCGGGTGTGCGCGCTGGCCGAGGTGCCGCTACGTCCGGAGTACCTGCCCGGCGGCGGCGTCGAGCAAGACCCCGAAGCGCTCTTCGACAGCATGGTCACCGCCGGGCGGCGGGCGCTCGCCGACGCCGGCGTGCCCGTGCGCGCGGTGGCGCTCGCGAACCAAGGCGAGACCGTCCTGGCCTGGGATCGCGGCAGCGGACGCCCGCTCACCCCGGCGATCGTCTGGCAGGACCGGCGCGCCGAGTCGCTCTGCGCGCGGCTGGCCGGCCACGGCGACGACATCGCCCGACGGACCGGACTCGTCCTGGACCCGTACTTCTCCGCGCCGAAGATGGCGTGGATCCGCGCCAACCTGACGCGCGACGGCGTCGTCACGACCACCGACACCTGGCTGGTGCACCGGCTCTGCGGCGCGTTCGTCACCGACGCCTCGACCGCCAGCCGATCACTGCTGACGTCGTTGGACGACGCGGTGTGGGACGACGACCTGCTGGCCCTGTTCGGGCTGGCCGGGGAGGCCCTACCCGAGATCGTCGCGTGCGACCAGATCGTCGGCCACACCGACGTGTTCGGGCCGACGCTTCCCGTCGGTGGGCTGATCGTCGACCAGCAGGCCGCGCTGCTCGCCGAGAGCTGCCTCGAGGCGGGCTCGGCGAAATGCACCTACGGCACCGGGGCGTTTCTGCTGGCCCAGCTCGGCACCGAACCCGTGCGCTCCCGGTGGGGGCTGACCACCTCGGTGGCGTGGCGGCTGCGTGAAGAGACCGCATACTGCGTCGACGGCCAGGTCTACACGGCGGCCTCGGCCGTCCGGTGGGCCGTCGACCTCGGCCTCGTGCCCGCCGCCGACCAGATCGACGCCGTGGCCGCACCCTCGAGCGACGGCGTGCTCTGCGTGCCCGCCCTGGCAGGCCTGGCCGCCCCGTGGTGGAACGCCGCGGCCACCGCCAGCTTCACCGGAATGACCCTGGCCAGCGGCCGGGGGCAGCTCGTGCGTGCCTTGCTCGAAGGCATCGCCGCCCAGGTGACCGCACTGACCGAACTGGTGTCCGCCGATCTCGGCCGGCCGCTGACCCGGCTGCGCGTCGACGGCGGACTGACCCGGTCGGCGGCACTGATGCAGGCGCAGGCCGACCTCGCCCGCCTTCCCGTCGACGTCTATCCGTCACCCCACGCCACCGCGCTCGGCGCCGCGGCGTGCGCCCGGCTGGCGGTCGAACCCGGCCTGGCCGTCGCCGACGCGGTCGGCGACTGGGCGCCGCAGCACACCTATCACCCGGAATGGCCCGCCGCTCGGGCCGCCGACTTCCTGGCGCGTTGGCGCCACGCTGTAGAGGAGAGCACGCCATGA
- a CDS encoding NAD(P)/FAD-dependent oxidoreductase yields the protein MSSDVTSDVVVVGAGIVGCAIARALAGTRLSVTLVEARDDVGDGTSKANTALLHTGFDATPGTLESRLVARGYDLLGAYAEQTGIPVERTGAMLVAWTEEEADALPGLIVKAESNGYRDCGLVQAEEIYRRVPDLGPGALAGLSVPGESIICTWTTNLALATDAVARGATLLRGARVTAATAEADHTTLHTTRGDVRARWVINAAGLGADHLDAAFGHQRFTVTPRRGELLVFDKLARPMVPVIVLAVPSSRGKGVLVSPTIYGNVMVGPTSENLTDRTATGTSESGFDFLVSKGRALMPALFDEEITATYAGLRAASDHDDYLIDVDAAARYVLVGGIRSTGLTSGMAVAEYVSGLLAEAGVDVTERDGLPAPPRMPNIGETGVRPYQDADRIAADPEYGRIVCFCERVSAGEIRDAFASPIPPADLDGLRRRTRVMNGRCQGFYCGAHTSALLTAGTAR from the coding sequence ATGAGTTCCGACGTCACCTCCGACGTCGTCGTCGTCGGAGCCGGCATCGTCGGATGCGCGATCGCCCGGGCTCTGGCCGGCACCCGCCTGTCGGTGACCCTGGTCGAGGCCCGCGACGACGTCGGGGACGGCACCAGCAAGGCCAACACCGCGTTGCTGCACACCGGATTCGACGCGACGCCCGGCACGCTGGAGTCCCGGCTCGTCGCCCGCGGCTACGACCTGCTCGGCGCGTACGCCGAGCAGACCGGCATCCCGGTCGAGCGCACCGGGGCGATGCTGGTCGCCTGGACCGAGGAGGAGGCCGACGCGCTGCCCGGCCTGATCGTCAAGGCCGAGAGCAACGGCTACCGCGACTGCGGCCTGGTGCAGGCCGAGGAGATCTACCGGCGCGTGCCTGATCTGGGGCCGGGCGCACTCGCCGGGCTGAGCGTGCCCGGTGAGTCGATCATCTGCACCTGGACCACGAACCTGGCGCTGGCCACCGACGCCGTGGCCCGCGGGGCGACGCTGCTGCGCGGCGCGCGGGTCACCGCCGCGACGGCCGAAGCGGACCACACCACCCTGCACACCACCCGCGGGGACGTCCGGGCCCGGTGGGTCATCAACGCGGCCGGGCTGGGCGCCGACCATCTCGACGCCGCGTTCGGCCACCAGCGCTTCACCGTCACCCCCCGGCGCGGCGAACTCCTGGTGTTCGACAAGCTCGCCCGGCCGATGGTCCCGGTCATCGTGCTGGCGGTGCCGTCGTCGCGAGGCAAGGGTGTGCTCGTCAGCCCGACCATCTACGGCAACGTGATGGTGGGCCCCACGTCGGAGAACCTGACCGACCGCACCGCGACCGGCACCTCCGAGAGCGGCTTCGACTTCCTGGTCTCGAAGGGACGCGCGCTGATGCCCGCCCTGTTCGACGAGGAGATCACCGCCACCTACGCCGGTCTGCGCGCCGCCAGCGATCACGACGACTACCTGATCGACGTCGACGCCGCCGCGCGCTACGTCCTGGTCGGCGGGATCCGGTCGACGGGCCTGACGTCGGGCATGGCGGTGGCCGAGTACGTCTCCGGTCTGCTCGCCGAGGCCGGCGTCGACGTCACCGAGCGCGACGGGCTGCCCGCGCCGCCGCGGATGCCGAACATCGGGGAGACGGGTGTGCGTCCCTACCAGGACGCCGACCGCATCGCCGCGGACCCCGAATACGGTCGCATCGTGTGTTTCTGCGAGCGGGTCAGTGCCGGCGAGATCCGCGACGCGTTCGCCTCCCCGATCCCGCCCGCCGACCTGGACGGCCTGCGCCGACGCACCCGGGTGATGAACGGGCGCTGCCAGGGTTTCTACTGCGGCGCGCACACCTCAGCGCTGCTGACCGCCGGGACCGCGCGGTGA